TGTTACGCTGTTTCTATCTATCATTTTTACCCACTCACTTCCACGATGAGCCTTAGTTATTAGTTATGGGTTTATTGTTTTTGTTCCTTTGTTACTGGTTATAGTTTAATAGTTTAATTGAAAAGCACTGCCAACTAAAAACTAAAACTTTTTAACTAAAAAACTATAACTTTTAACTAATAACCAATAACTATTTTAATTTCACTGACGAACCCGTACGCAGATTTTGCGAAGGTTTCAGAACGACTTTATCGCCCGATGAAAGTCCGGATTTAATCTCAACAAATCTGCCGAAACTTTTGCCAACAGTAACCGGCGTTGCCCAAACTATATTTTCTTTAAAAACGAAAGCTATATTTTCATCTTTCAGTTTCATAATTGCATCAGCATCGACTGCAAGGATTGGCTGAACATCTATACTATCAGTTGGGGTATTCTGTAGGAAATTTACTTTTGCGCTCATCTCCGGCAGCACACGATTATCCTTTTCTAAAAATCGAATCTTTGTCAGCACGGTTGCTTTAGCCCTGTCGGCAGTCGGAACAATCTTGTTTACTACACCTCGATAACGTTTATCGGGATACGCATCGAGAGAAATCTCGCAGGGTTGATTTTCCGAAATACGTACGATATTAGATTCGGAAACATCCGCTTCAACCTCGAGCGACGTCATGTCTGCGATTGTTACAACAGCAACGCGCGAGCTTGCACCCGCTGCAAACGGAGCAACTACTTCGCCCACATCTGCATTCTTCGTTAAAATCGTTCCGTCGAACGGCGCACGGATTATTGTATTCTCTAATTGAACTTCGGCTGCATTTATTGTTGCATTTGCTGCCGATATAGTTGCGATTACACGGTCGTAGCGTGACTGTGCGGCATCGAGTTCAGATTGGGAAATCGATCCAGTTTCAAATAATTTTCTTGCCCGCACAAGCGATTGTTCAGCATCGTTTCGGTCGGCTTTTGAAACTTCTAAACTCGCTTTTGCTTGATTTAATGCTGCTTCTACATCGTCGCTTTCGATGCGTGCGATAATATCTCCTTTTTTAACGCGGTCGCCTTCCTCATAACCTAAATATACAAGCCTGCCGGTTGCTTTCGATGCGATGGATGCTTTCCGTTGTGCAACAACATAACCGCTTGCAGTTAGCAATGCGTTCGCTTGATTCGGTGAGATATAACTGACGGTTGTCAGTGCCACTACTTCAGTTGTTGTGAACAAACTTTTTAGGAAGAAGAAAGCGGGAATCATCAAAACTAATGCGCCGGCGATGTAAAAGAAAATGCCTCTGCGTTTACGCGAACCGTCTATGGTTCTGGGTTCTTCCTCTCGTTTTATCTTTAATTTCGATAGGTCAATATTTTCTTTTTCAGTCATTATTATTGGGTGTTATGTGAATGAAAATTTTGCTTTTGCAAGATAGAAAAATAATGGAAGGTTTGCAAATGAGTCATTCTTGATTTCTAATCAAGAATAATTTTAGCAGCTCATTAATATCAATTTTATAAGTAATTATTACCGATTTTGAAAATATTTTATGGTAAAAAGTAAATTTTTCCGATGTGTAGTCATCTAACACAAATTTATTCTTTGAAATATGCTCAATATTATTAAATAATCAATGAATTCAAAAAGTGGTATGAAATATGTAAAATTTACAAAAAAAATTACAAATATAAATGAAGGAGAAACATATGGAAAAAATGATAATAATAATTTTATGTCTTCTGTTGATTATTAATATTTCAACAGCCGGCGTAAAAACCTGGGTTGGTGGTCAGGGGAGTGGCGGACAGAAATCACAATGGAATCGTGACGCGAATTGGAATCCGACCGGAGTTCCAGTATCTAGTGATTCGGTAGTCATACCTCTTACCTCATTTAATCCTGTAAATATGAACTCAGCATCAGGATTTTGTGGTGCTTTAACTTTAGCAGGTGGTTCGATATATTTATCTGGAAATTTAAATATAAATTCCAATAACGGACACGGCGGGCATTTATCAATTATATCAGGGACTTTTACTGCTACCGATTATGCTGCTTCAATTCAAGGTAATCTTATTAATGACGGTACAATATCTGTCGGTTCTGGGACAATTAGTGTTAATGGCGATGTAACAATGGATGGAACTATTACTTACGCGACCGGAAGAATGAATGTTGTTGGTGCATTAATGCGTAATAATCTTTCCGGTACCGGGGTAAAATTATTATTTTCTGCTAACAATTACATTGATATTACTACTGCCGGAATCACGTCAATTACAATTCAAGCATTTGCTAACACAACTTCTCCTGATACATTAACAAATTATAATGCCTCAAAAGGTGTTAAGAGGTATTATACAATTTCGAACATTGTTGGAACTGGTGAAGCAAGACCACGCTTTGATTATTTAACAAGTGAATTGGGTAGTACTTTTATTCCAACGAATGCAAATGTGTGGCAATACAAAAATAGCGGACCGTGGGTAAATCAGGGGACGCTTATTGCTGTTGAATATTTCGCTGAACCATTGTTGCCTCTCAATGAAACAAATTTATTAGGTAACTACCTTATTGCCGACGCCGAAGTCGCGATGCCAATTCAACTTGGATCTTTCGTGGGCAGTTTTATGGACGGAAGCGGTATAAAATTGGAATGGACAACTTTAAGTGAAATCAATAACTATGGCTTTAATGTACAACGCTATAACAGAGATGCCATGATATACGAAAATATAGGATTTGTTGAGGGCAATGGCACAACACTTGAACCTAAGACATATATATTTTTTGATGAAAGTTTTAATGTTTCTGTCGAATATCGCCTCGAACAAATTGATAACGATGGTCTAATTAATTACTATGGACCGCTAAAGCTCAATCCTAACAATGTGAGAGAAGGTGAAACTGTTCTTGCTGTATTTAAATTAAATCAAAACTATCCTAATCCGTTTAATCCTGCTACGACGATCAGTTTTAGTATTTCGGATGGAGGTTATACAACATTAAAGGTATTCAACATGTTAGGACAAGAAGTAACGACATTGTTTAATGAAAATGCCGAAGAAGGTAAAATGTACATCGTAAATTTCGATGCTTCCACACTATCAAGCGGTTTGTATTTCTATAGATTACAAAATGGAAATAACGAGGAAGTTAAGAAATTCACTTTGCTGAAATAGTTTATTAATATATTTACTTGACCCTGTCCCGATTTGCCAGCGATGGTTAGTAGGGACAGGGTTTTTTATTGTACACCAATGTAGGGGACTTCTTAGAAATATTGTTTAAATCGCCGCTATTCCATATATTTTGACTGGATATTAAGTACATTTTATGTTCTAAAGATTATTTCACGTTGTTAAGATAATACAGTATTCAATATTATTTTCAATGAATATCGAATCAATGTAATCGCCCAGCGAAAATGTCAGGTATAACGCTCAGTAGAAATGTCAGGGTACATCCCGAAAATAACGGGAAAACTATTAAATTTGAGATTCCCATAAATAACAAGGAATC
This portion of the Bacteroidota bacterium genome encodes:
- a CDS encoding T9SS type A sorting domain-containing protein — protein: MEKMIIIILCLLLIINISTAGVKTWVGGQGSGGQKSQWNRDANWNPTGVPVSSDSVVIPLTSFNPVNMNSASGFCGALTLAGGSIYLSGNLNINSNNGHGGHLSIISGTFTATDYAASIQGNLINDGTISVGSGTISVNGDVTMDGTITYATGRMNVVGALMRNNLSGTGVKLLFSANNYIDITTAGITSITIQAFANTTSPDTLTNYNASKGVKRYYTISNIVGTGEARPRFDYLTSELGSTFIPTNANVWQYKNSGPWVNQGTLIAVEYFAEPLLPLNETNLLGNYLIADAEVAMPIQLGSFVGSFMDGSGIKLEWTTLSEINNYGFNVQRYNRDAMIYENIGFVEGNGTTLEPKTYIFFDESFNVSVEYRLEQIDNDGLINYYGPLKLNPNNVREGETVLAVFKLNQNYPNPFNPATTISFSISDGGYTTLKVFNMLGQEVTTLFNENAEEGKMYIVNFDASTLSSGLYFYRLQNGNNEEVKKFTLLK
- a CDS encoding efflux RND transporter periplasmic adaptor subunit — protein: MTEKENIDLSKLKIKREEEPRTIDGSRKRRGIFFYIAGALVLMIPAFFFLKSLFTTTEVVALTTVSYISPNQANALLTASGYVVAQRKASIASKATGRLVYLGYEEGDRVKKGDIIARIESDDVEAALNQAKASLEVSKADRNDAEQSLVRARKLFETGSISQSELDAAQSRYDRVIATISAANATINAAEVQLENTIIRAPFDGTILTKNADVGEVVAPFAAGASSRVAVVTIADMTSLEVEADVSESNIVRISENQPCEISLDAYPDKRYRGVVNKIVPTADRAKATVLTKIRFLEKDNRVLPEMSAKVNFLQNTPTDSIDVQPILAVDADAIMKLKDENIAFVFKENIVWATPVTVGKSFGRFVEIKSGLSSGDKVVLKPSQNLRTGSSVKLK